A segment of the Stigmatopora nigra isolate UIUO_SnigA chromosome 15, RoL_Snig_1.1, whole genome shotgun sequence genome:
AGGGCCCCGAGAAGGAGCCCTTCTTGGCGTGCGAGTGGAACGGGGTCCTGGACTTGCGGAAGCCCGGCAGCGAGAGCAAGGAGGACGAAGCCCGCAGCGGTCCCGGCGGGGGGACGGAGCTGCCCAGGAAGGAGAAGCTGCCTCCCGAGCTGATGGCAGACGCCCGACGTTTCTGCTCGTAAATGGCTCGGGTACCGTGGAGGCGGCGGCCAGATTGGTGAGTCAGCTCCCCGCGGGATTCGCGCCATTTCCTCACTTGGACGGTGCATTCGCGCTCGATAAGAGCTTCGGTCACCTGAAGGAGGATCACCTGAAGAGAGTTGTGAAATGaagacacaagaaaaaaagatttagtGACGTTTTCATATTTCCTCtaaaaatgtccggggaccaaacgtccggggaccaaacgtccggggaccaaacgtccggggaccaaacgtccggggaccaaacgtccggggaccaaacgtccggggaccaaacgtccggggaccaaacgtccggggaccaaacgtccagggaccaaacgtccggggaccaattCTTGTGTTCATATTGTACTTGCAttgaaaagatggaaaaaaaatatttgcaaatccacaaaaaaaagtgtttttgtatGTACAGGCATAGAAATAGATGTCTCAGTTTGAGTCAAGTAAAATAGCAAGTAAAGGACTGTCATACCTCCTGGACCAAGTTGTCCTCTCTAATGGTTTCTGGTGAGATGCCCCTTAACCGCTCCATGGTTTCATACATGCCCTGCACTTCCCGCAGTTTATCCACCGAGCCCAGCATCTGTTTGAGGAGCACCAGACCGACGCGGAACACTATCTTCACCCCTAGTGAGACAAAAAAAGATCCACCAAGTCAGCCATCATGACAACTTGTGGACTAGAAAAATTATTTATGAAAAGCAGACTGGTATTTGGCACCTTCGCAAAAGAACATGTCCCAGACGCGCAGCACGCATCCCCAAGGCAGCGTGCGTGAGAAGATGCACATGAACCATTCTGTCATGTAGAGAATGGGGTCAATCTTAAACTTCTTCAGATGTCTGTAGGCCATGGGACACGAGCGCCGCAGCAGGGAGAAAAATATCTCGCCGTCCAGCTGGATGGCTTCCTGGAGCGGGGAGGGGTGCAATAAGACATGAGTCAGCAAAAAAGGGGACAAAGTGCACTGTTGAGATGTTCAGTAGATTTACCAAGCCGGCGCTGTAGTATCCCGGAAGGTACTTTTCGCATATCTGTACCAGGCACCAGAAGGCTTGCTGGGGATGGCAAAAGcacacaatttgttttttttagtgaaataataatattttttttattttggattaaaagaactggctcaaaatccctaaatagtcagtttttagagatctaaagcaatgtttatgagctttttttctcttaataatggaaaatgtcttttaatcatgttattTCTATTTCAAATGTACCCAAAATATTCTttcaaaatggaaaacagaaaatatttgtatatttattttcagatttgacaaaatgcaatttgaactaaaaacaaaagaataaaatgggattaaaaaatagcaatgatttttcaaaaagggggaaatcaagaAATGGAATGTACATCtacaatcatttgaatttgatcctaaaacagaaagtcgccactcatgatttactttctcgggccgcccaaaatgatgcagcggtccaaatttggcccccgggccggcactttgacacccaaTGCTTACCTCAGCGGGCATGTGCATCAGAAGCACGGCAGCCACAGGAGCCTGTGCCTGGCAGTAACCTTCATCCGGCCGATAGATGGTGTACGCCTTCAAGATGCGGTACAGATCCTGTTGCCTGTAGACCCATAGACACAACTGCCATTATCTTTCTACTAGTGTTGAAAACTGATGCACAGTATGAAAGGAACTTTGTGTACACATgcaaaaaccaccaaaaaatagtatttgattCTGACCCGTGGCCACCACGTGCGGCAAACATCTCATGGAAGGGAAACTGCCTGTGGAGGTCTTTCTCGATGATGTCCAACCACTTGGCCTCTCCCGGTTCCCTTTCCAGCTCCTAAGGGGGCGGGACCAAATGTCTTAGTCACTTATGAGTACTATAAGTACTGAACGTGAGTGAAATGTGAGAACAACAGGAAGTGAGTAGCACAAAGGAAGGCCTCCTCCTCCCTCGAGTAGCGAGACGACGACTCAGGCGAGATTAGGTGGTGTCTTAAGAGGCTTATGGTTTCCGGCACCCCGCAGACACCTTGGCCGCAACTTCACTTTGCCAGATTGCCATTACGTCAATACGGAGGGCCAACCCGGTGGCCccatttattttcctcttcTCATATATTCAGTTTGCACTTTGTACAGTCAATTCCAGGATGTGGTACACTTCCATTTGACAGTTAATTTACCACCAGTGGTCAGTGAGGCGGATGTAATTGAGCCGCAACACAAGAAACAAGTACTGACCAGACCGAGAAAACTTTTGGCTTCACCCAGTTATgtgaaattatttgtttttatgttataaGGGGAAaactatattcatttttttacagcatCATACCTCAAATTTGCCAGGGTTGGTGTCCAGCAGTTCCTGGCTGTTGGACAGCAGCTGCCAGGCTTTGGAGCGCAGCGACGACGGGATCCCTTTCCGGCAACGGATTTTTACCTGTCACACAACATACATACCAATTATCACCAATTTTCTGCTTGAAGTATTTTCAGATGGCTGTTAAGCAGTATATGATGTACCTTCTGGAAACGATGTTTAATCCACTTGTCCCAGTGGTTGAACATTTCAAGCCATTTCACCTCCCTCTGACGGGACACCTCCACTCCCAATTCTTTTTCACTGCCacaatgaaaatgacaaaaatgttacAATGGCCAGAtttatttgagaagcactgtcaTTTCATTGAATTCGTGACTGACCTCGCCTCGCTGAATTGATTGCCACCCAGAAAGCCATATTTGTCAGTGCGCCTCACCGCCAAGCCATTGATCTCGGAGTCGGAGCCCAACGAGCTGCCGTCGTCCCCGAGGCCCGACAGTGACTCCAGTGTCCCGGACATCAGGCTGGCAGACTCCAGGTAGCTGAGGGTGTCGGGGGCCGGCCGTTGGGAGCCGGGCAGGGGGAGGCTGGGCTCTTGGATAATGGGCACCGTGGGGCTGGGTTGGCCTGCCCTTGGAGGAGGGGTTAGGTTGGTTTCGGGTGGTTGGATGAGTGGCACCGTGGGGCTTGGGTTGGATGCCGGGGGGCTGGGTTGGCCCGCACTTGGGGGAGAGGTGAGGTTGGTTTCGGGTTGTTGGGTGAGTGGCACCGTAGGGCTGGGGTTTGATGCCGTGGGGCTGCTTTGCCCCACTGTTGGCAAAGGGGTGAGGTTGGAGGCAGGTTCCTGTTTGAGTGGTACTGTGGGTATGGGGGGTGACACTGTGGGTATGGGGGAAGACACTATGGGTATGGGGGGTGACACTGTAGGTATGGGGGGTGACACTGTGGGTATGGGGGGTGACACTGTGGGCATGGGGGGTGACACTGTGGGCATGGGGGGTGACACTGTGGGGCTAGCTTGCCCCGCTTTTGAGGGAGGGTTAAGGTGGGAGGCCGGATCCTGGATGAGTGCCACCGTGGGACT
Coding sequences within it:
- the tbc1d10b gene encoding TBC1 domain family member 10B is translated as MAELPALSSPPPADPHTTPSGPSPSSVSPKSSLCNDVHLSENTPTSPLMPPPPTIPPETPVSNNHTTASQKEEAEGPGADVETNMPQPASPSPDLTPGPNLYPSVHVTQNPPAAANITAAPSITTPIPPQKAPKSPRPPVSPKPQSPIKAAPYNIPPPRTVDPSPTVPASNPSPTVPLIQPPETNLTPPPRAGQPSPTVPIIQEPSLPLPGSQRPAPDTLSYLESASLMSGTLESLSGLGDDGSSLGSDSEINGLAVRRTDKYGFLGGNQFSEASEKELGVEVSRQREVKWLEMFNHWDKWIKHRFQKVKIRCRKGIPSSLRSKAWQLLSNSQELLDTNPGKFEELEREPGEAKWLDIIEKDLHRQFPFHEMFAARGGHGQQDLYRILKAYTIYRPDEGYCQAQAPVAAVLLMHMPAEQAFWCLVQICEKYLPGYYSAGLEAIQLDGEIFFSLLRRSCPMAYRHLKKFKIDPILYMTEWFMCIFSRTLPWGCVLRVWDMFFCEGVKIVFRVGLVLLKQMLGSVDKLREVQGMYETMERLRGISPETIREDNLVQEVILLQVTEALIERECTVQVRKWRESRGELTHQSGRRLHGTRAIYEQKRRASAISSGGSFSFLGSSVPPPGPLRASSSLLSLPGFRKSRTPFHSHAKKGSFSGPSFPDGGRPQSPPAAQKPPIPPGAAQRAAQVQSPLAGAGPRGGQSAQAPDALTPAPRIVSEQITPVIPSPTANNAPLLPGSEIGAKGAPDSPPATPPLVEEDGRRKKKSKEDKKKEREDEKKRLKEKKEKDKAEKERLKKDKERLEKEKKKAGKKKDKVGVAPGPDHDKNGAARDSASLERGMKKEAQ